The proteins below are encoded in one region of Clostridium estertheticum:
- a CDS encoding class I SAM-dependent DNA methyltransferase, protein MDCYKEFARIYDELINADIDYKKWAVNILCICKEYDLNMESYLDLACGTGNLTIEIANSFKNIWAVDLSSDMLSQAEKKMREELIKAKFVCQDICLLDLNNKFNLITCCLDSSNYILEEENFKKYLLGVYNLLQNDGLFIFDLNSYYKLTTVLGNNIYNYDSDDVVYIWENYLENDIVEMNLTFFVKEGQVYRRFDEMHLERAYKEEYVESLIKKIGFKIIKKMDSYEDKVVNDKTERICYVLKK, encoded by the coding sequence ATGGACTGTTATAAAGAGTTCGCTCGCATATATGATGAATTAATCAATGCTGATATTGATTATAAAAAATGGGCAGTTAACATATTATGTATTTGCAAAGAATATGACCTAAATATGGAGAGTTATTTAGATTTAGCCTGTGGTACAGGAAATCTTACTATAGAAATTGCAAATTCATTTAAAAATATATGGGCAGTTGATTTATCTAGTGATATGTTAAGCCAAGCAGAAAAAAAAATGAGGGAAGAACTTATAAAGGCAAAATTTGTATGTCAAGATATTTGTTTACTTGATTTAAATAATAAGTTTAATCTTATAACTTGTTGTTTAGATTCTAGCAATTATATATTAGAAGAAGAAAATTTTAAAAAATATTTATTAGGGGTTTATAATTTATTACAAAATGATGGGTTATTTATTTTTGATCTTAACTCTTATTATAAGCTGACTACGGTGCTTGGCAATAATATTTATAATTACGATAGTGATGATGTAGTCTATATTTGGGAAAATTATTTAGAAAATGATATAGTGGAAATGAATTTAACCTTTTTTGTTAAAGAAGGACAAGTATATAGACGTTTTGATGAGATGCACTTAGAGAGGGCTTATAAAGAAGAATATGTGGAAAGCCTTATAAAAAAAATTGGGTTTAAAATAATTAAGAAAATGGATAGTTATGAAGATAAAGTAGTAAATGATAAAACAGAAAGAATATGTTATGTACTAAAAAAATGA
- the hslO gene encoding Hsp33 family molecular chaperone HslO, whose amino-acid sequence MDKLVRATAKEGQVRIVAAITTELINEGVTMHQCAPTAAAAFGRMLTAGTLMGTLLKSEKDSLTLQIDGGGEAKGVVVTAHADSSVKGYIGNPNVDLPANALGKLDVGGAVGKDGYLRVIRDMGLKEPYIGQVPIRTGEIGDDLAYYFTVSEQTPSAVGLGVLVDTDMSVKAAGGFIIQMMPDADEFLADMITYRLEEIPSITDFIARGMSIEEILEFIFEDMELKIHEEVKPMYKCDCSRERVERALISIGKKDLEEIYNDGKTEELKCHFCNKNYEFNHEDIGKLLKEAKS is encoded by the coding sequence ATGGATAAGTTAGTTAGAGCTACTGCAAAGGAAGGTCAAGTTAGAATAGTTGCAGCAATAACTACGGAATTAATAAATGAGGGAGTGACCATGCATCAATGTGCTCCTACAGCAGCTGCTGCGTTTGGTAGAATGCTAACAGCGGGTACGCTTATGGGCACACTTCTAAAGTCTGAGAAAGATAGCTTAACACTCCAAATTGATGGAGGGGGAGAAGCGAAGGGTGTGGTCGTAACAGCTCATGCTGATTCAAGTGTAAAAGGGTACATAGGAAATCCTAATGTGGATTTACCTGCAAATGCTCTAGGAAAACTTGACGTAGGTGGCGCAGTGGGGAAAGATGGTTATTTAAGAGTTATAAGAGACATGGGGCTAAAGGAACCATACATAGGTCAAGTACCAATACGTACAGGTGAAATTGGCGATGATTTAGCATATTACTTTACTGTTTCAGAGCAAACACCATCAGCTGTTGGACTAGGTGTTTTAGTTGACACAGATATGAGTGTTAAAGCTGCAGGAGGGTTTATAATTCAAATGATGCCTGATGCAGATGAATTTTTGGCTGATATGATAACATATAGACTTGAAGAAATTCCATCTATAACTGATTTTATAGCAAGAGGCATGAGCATTGAGGAAATCTTGGAATTCATTTTTGAAGATATGGAATTAAAAATACATGAAGAGGTTAAACCGATGTATAAATGTGATTGTTCTAGAGAAAGAGTTGAGAGGGCATTAATAAGCATAGGCAAAAAGGATTTAGAAGAAATATATAATGATGGTAAAACAGAAGAACTTAAATGCCATTTCTGTAACAAAAATTATGAGTTTAATCATGAGGATATTGGAAAATTACTTAAAGAGGCTAAATCTTAA
- a CDS encoding RNA polymerase sigma factor, translated as MIKNIFKISKENFKEIYEKNFNYVYSFVFLRLAANKEATEDIVQEIFISAMKGLINYKATSSYKTWLCGIAKNKIMNYYRDNIRKEGPNYVEELNYLVDNQDVEFMVINLETRKVILETLNKLKPIYKYVLILKYIDDYSVKDISKYLCKTPKSIDGILQRAKISFKKEYNKIAGDEYNKIEGDELYDKRG; from the coding sequence ATGATAAAAAATATTTTTAAAATAAGTAAAGAAAACTTTAAGGAAATATATGAAAAAAATTTTAATTATGTTTATTCTTTTGTATTTTTAAGACTAGCAGCAAATAAAGAAGCTACTGAAGACATAGTTCAAGAGATATTTATCAGTGCTATGAAAGGACTTATAAACTACAAAGCTACAAGTTCATATAAAACTTGGCTTTGTGGAATAGCAAAAAATAAAATAATGAATTATTATAGGGATAATATTAGGAAAGAGGGGCCTAATTATGTTGAAGAACTGAATTATCTAGTAGATAACCAAGATGTTGAATTTATGGTTATCAATTTGGAAACTAGAAAGGTGATTTTAGAAACCTTAAATAAATTAAAGCCTATTTATAAGTATGTTCTTATTCTGAAATATATAGATGACTATAGTGTAAAAGATATTTCAAAATACTTATGTAAAACTCCAAAATCTATTGATGGCATATTACAAAGAGCAAAAATCAGTTTTAAAAAAGAATATAACAAGATAGCGGGAGATGAATATAACAAGATAGAAGGAGATGAATTATATGATAAAAGAGGGTGA
- the lepB gene encoding signal peptidase I, with translation MKILKNIIKDWLLPIIVAIILVVLINNLLFFQVKVPSGSMYPTIKVGDRILVTKVYNKAKLKSGDIIVFKSDELKEVLIKRLIGLPGDEVVVKDKGRVFINGTEIAQPYVVNKEDLDIKFKVPENKYLFFGDNRADSLDARKWENPYIDGKDIKGKAQFITYPFKRFGKFVIGNDALNH, from the coding sequence ATGAAGATTTTAAAAAATATTATCAAAGACTGGCTATTACCGATAATTGTAGCAATAATTTTGGTGGTTTTAATAAATAACCTACTATTTTTCCAAGTTAAGGTTCCATCGGGATCAATGTATCCAACTATAAAGGTTGGAGATAGAATTCTTGTTACAAAAGTTTATAATAAAGCGAAATTAAAAAGTGGAGATATAATAGTTTTCAAATCTGATGAACTAAAAGAGGTATTAATAAAGAGATTAATAGGACTTCCAGGGGATGAGGTTGTTGTAAAAGATAAAGGGCGTGTGTTTATAAATGGAACTGAAATCGCTCAGCCATATGTAGTAAATAAAGAAGATTTAGATATAAAATTTAAAGTTCCAGAAAATAAATACTTATTTTTCGGTGATAATAGAGCAGATTCATTGGATGCTAGAAAATGGGAAAATCCTTATATAGATGGTAAAGATATAAAAGGAAAAGCACAGTTTATTACATACCCATTTAAAAGATTTGGGAAATTTGTAATAGGTAATGATGCTCTTAATCATTAA
- a CDS encoding proline--tRNA ligase has product MKMSNMLLNTMKEVPAETETPSHILMIRAGLMRRLASGIYNYMPLGLKVLKKIENIIREEMNDAGAQEFLASALLPSELWKESGRWQVFGPEMFKLKDRNEREFCLGPTHEEVITDIVRNEIRSYKQLPLILYQIQTKYRDERRPRYGVIRSREFIMKDAYSFDRSNEGLDISYNKMYEAYTKIFQRCFIDCKPAEADSGAMGGHGSAEFMVKSEIGEDQVVFCSKCTYAANIEKASIMADRNPKEDKMELLKIKTPDARTIKEVGAFLNVTSEKIAKTLIYIADGKTVVVVIRGDREVNETKIVNAIGGVLKFEMAPVEIVRDITCAEVGFAGPIGIKCEFILVDNEILEMFNFIVGANDTGYHYKNVNYGRDFTGSVGDFRNVEKGDKCPKCGEDLTIAKGIEVGHIFKLGTKYSESMGAFFVDEDGGSKPLIMGCYGIGVNRTMASIIEQHHDENGIIWPLSIAPYGVVIIAAVIKNDEQVKLAEDIYTKLISMGIEVLLDDRNERTGIKFKEADLIGIPIRITIGKKMAEGKVEFKIRGSVEVEDVDINLIVDRVEKEYTRI; this is encoded by the coding sequence ATGAAAATGTCAAATATGCTTTTAAATACCATGAAGGAAGTTCCGGCTGAGACTGAAACTCCGAGTCATATACTTATGATAAGGGCAGGTTTAATGAGAAGATTAGCTTCTGGAATTTATAATTATATGCCTCTTGGACTTAAGGTTCTAAAGAAAATTGAGAATATAATTAGAGAAGAAATGAATGACGCTGGTGCTCAGGAATTTTTAGCATCTGCCTTGCTTCCATCAGAATTATGGAAAGAGTCTGGGCGATGGCAGGTATTTGGTCCTGAAATGTTTAAGCTTAAGGATAGAAATGAAAGAGAATTTTGTTTGGGACCTACGCATGAAGAAGTGATTACGGACATAGTGAGGAATGAAATAAGATCTTATAAACAACTTCCGTTGATTTTATATCAAATACAAACAAAATATCGGGATGAAAGAAGACCGAGATATGGAGTTATAAGATCAAGAGAATTTATAATGAAAGATGCTTATAGTTTTGACAGAAGTAATGAAGGACTTGATATCTCTTATAATAAAATGTATGAGGCGTATACCAAAATATTTCAAAGGTGTTTTATTGATTGTAAACCTGCAGAAGCAGATTCTGGTGCTATGGGAGGTCATGGCTCAGCTGAATTTATGGTGAAATCAGAAATTGGGGAAGATCAGGTTGTATTTTGTTCTAAATGTACTTATGCAGCAAATATTGAAAAAGCATCTATAATGGCCGATAGAAATCCAAAAGAAGATAAAATGGAATTGTTAAAAATTAAAACACCCGATGCGAGAACTATAAAGGAAGTAGGGGCATTTTTAAATGTTACTTCAGAAAAAATTGCGAAAACACTTATATATATAGCGGACGGAAAAACTGTTGTAGTCGTAATAAGAGGGGATAGAGAAGTAAATGAAACCAAGATTGTAAATGCAATTGGTGGAGTCTTAAAATTTGAAATGGCACCTGTTGAAATAGTTAGAGATATCACTTGCGCAGAAGTAGGATTTGCGGGACCTATTGGCATAAAGTGTGAGTTTATTTTAGTGGACAATGAAATCTTAGAAATGTTTAATTTTATTGTGGGCGCTAATGATACTGGATATCATTATAAAAATGTGAATTATGGAAGAGATTTTACGGGAAGTGTAGGTGACTTTAGAAATGTAGAAAAGGGCGATAAATGTCCAAAGTGTGGAGAAGACTTGACTATAGCTAAGGGAATAGAGGTAGGCCATATATTTAAGCTAGGAACTAAATATTCGGAGTCTATGGGAGCGTTTTTTGTAGACGAAGATGGTGGGAGTAAGCCCTTAATAATGGGATGTTATGGAATAGGCGTAAATAGAACTATGGCATCAATAATAGAGCAACATCATGATGAAAATGGAATTATATGGCCGCTATCAATAGCACCGTATGGAGTAGTTATTATAGCTGCGGTTATTAAAAATGATGAGCAGGTTAAGCTTGCAGAGGATATATATACTAAACTAATATCTATGGGAATAGAAGTACTGCTAGATGATAGAAATGAAAGAACGGGTATTAAATTTAAAGAGGCTGATTTAATAGGGATTCCAATAAGAATAACCATTGGTAAAAAGATGGCAGAAGGTAAAGTTGAGTTTAAAATAAGAGGTAGTGTAGAGGTAGAGGACGTTGATATTAATTTAATCGTTGACAGGGTAGAAAAGGAATATACGAGAATTTAG
- a CDS encoding DUF6873 family GME fold protein — MKNVIVDFRIHNDEKKCLISKGYNLLICPPSNLLYDAVCGHPDMLLHICGNNIVVHKDMNSDFIQNLVLQNYKVYKSKSALKMNYPYNICLNSLSIRNLFVHFINYTDENLLLITKDKKLVNVKQGYTKCSTCIVNDHAVITSDVTIAKVLNLEKIDVLLIPPGDILLPGLNYGFIGGATGLIEDNVLAFYGHLDYYLYGKEVLAFLNKHKVEPVFLRDGKLVDRGSIFRI; from the coding sequence ATGAAAAACGTTATTGTAGATTTTAGAATTCATAATGATGAAAAAAAATGTTTAATTTCTAAAGGGTATAACTTACTTATTTGCCCTCCGAGTAATCTTTTATATGATGCTGTATGTGGTCACCCCGATATGCTTTTACACATTTGTGGAAATAATATTGTAGTACATAAAGATATGAATAGTGACTTTATACAAAACCTAGTTTTACAAAATTACAAAGTTTATAAATCAAAATCTGCTTTAAAAATGAATTACCCTTATAATATTTGCCTAAATTCATTAAGCATACGTAATCTTTTTGTTCATTTTATTAATTATACCGATGAGAATCTTTTATTGATTACAAAAGATAAAAAATTAGTAAATGTAAAACAAGGTTATACAAAATGTTCTACTTGTATTGTAAATGATCATGCAGTTATAACTAGTGATGTTACTATTGCCAAAGTTCTAAACCTTGAAAAGATAGATGTATTATTAATTCCTCCTGGTGATATTCTTCTTCCAGGGCTTAATTACGGTTTTATCGGTGGTGCAACAGGTCTTATCGAAGATAATGTTTTAGCTTTTTATGGCCACTTAGATTATTATTTATATGGAAAAGAGGTATTGGCTTTTTTAAATAAACACAAGGTAGAACCTGTGTTTTTAAGAGATGGCAAGCTCGTTGATCGTGGTAGTATTTTTAGAATCTAG
- the ytxC gene encoding putative sporulation protein YtxC: protein MLLLTVVYNRSMEYIIDEINEIKKCFEYKKTILGISESIVEDMHFIKFFCSDDNISDSSIKAFNLNIANMLYKIVTIEFCKKGINDFLTETYFFLQYDEIKQIKPRIQKALFNEGEISGSNMVYCINRKNVIIDKITKCIEENNEINISGFLTFRSKELNADLESIVDKVVEEYMVEKEYNEFIKLLKYFVDIQESKVDEVNILIEKDGNYYLRDKEGNNLVESMMGELPDVRFDSIENQEELIISTMISSAPKKVIIHCVQHCKNKELIETISKVFTDKVYYCDTCFECEKIKNGILV, encoded by the coding sequence ATGCTTTTATTAACCGTTGTATATAATAGGAGTATGGAATACATTATTGACGAGATAAATGAAATAAAAAAATGTTTTGAATATAAAAAAACAATTTTAGGTATATCTGAAAGCATAGTAGAAGATATGCACTTTATTAAGTTCTTTTGTAGTGATGACAATATAAGTGATAGCAGTATCAAAGCCTTTAATTTGAATATTGCAAATATGTTATATAAAATAGTAACAATCGAATTTTGTAAAAAAGGAATAAATGATTTCCTTACTGAAACATATTTCTTTCTACAATATGATGAAATAAAACAAATTAAACCTAGGATACAAAAAGCATTATTTAATGAGGGGGAAATATCTGGTTCTAATATGGTATATTGTATAAATAGAAAAAATGTTATTATTGATAAAATAACAAAATGTATAGAGGAAAATAATGAAATTAATATAAGTGGGTTTTTAACATTCAGGTCAAAGGAGCTAAATGCAGATCTAGAGAGTATAGTTGATAAAGTTGTAGAAGAGTATATGGTAGAAAAAGAATATAATGAGTTTATAAAACTTCTTAAATACTTCGTTGATATTCAGGAGAGCAAGGTAGATGAAGTTAATATTCTAATTGAAAAAGATGGCAATTATTATTTAAGAGATAAAGAAGGTAATAATTTAGTAGAAAGTATGATGGGTGAGTTACCAGATGTTAGATTTGATTCAATAGAAAACCAAGAAGAACTTATAATTAGCACCATGATATCTAGTGCTCCTAAAAAAGTGATTATACACTGCGTCCAGCATTGTAAAAATAAGGAGTTAATTGAAACGATAAGCAAGGTTTTTACAGACAAAGTTTATTATTGTGATACGTGTTTTGAATGTGAGAAGATTAAAAATGGAATATTAGTGTGA
- the infC gene encoding translation initiation factor IF-3 translates to MKIISKNKNFMMNEEIRDKEIRVIAADGSALGILDTKDAIKLAEDSDLDLVMMSPTAKPPVCRIMDIGKFEYEKQKKEKEAKKKQKVVTLKEIRLSATIQDHDISIKASNAKKFLLDEDKVKITVRFRGREIENSKAGHKILRSFVEKIGDVYIVEKPARQEGRNMIMILAPKKA, encoded by the coding sequence GTGAAAATTATTAGTAAAAACAAAAATTTTATGATGAATGAAGAAATAAGAGATAAAGAAATAAGAGTTATTGCAGCAGATGGTTCAGCACTTGGCATTTTAGATACTAAAGATGCAATAAAGCTTGCAGAAGATAGTGATTTAGACCTTGTTATGATGTCGCCAACTGCAAAACCACCAGTATGTAGAATAATGGATATTGGTAAATTTGAATATGAAAAACAAAAGAAAGAAAAAGAAGCTAAAAAGAAACAAAAGGTTGTAACTCTTAAAGAAATACGTTTGAGTGCAACAATACAAGACCATGATATTTCTATTAAGGCTAGCAATGCTAAAAAGTTCTTATTAGATGAAGACAAAGTAAAGATAACTGTAAGATTTAGAGGAAGAGAAATTGAAAATTCAAAAGCGGGGCATAAGATATTAAGATCTTTTGTAGAAAAAATCGGTGATGTTTATATTGTTGAAAAACCAGCGAGACAAGAGGGAAGAAATATGATAATGATTTTAGCTCCCAAAAAAGCATAA
- the rpmI gene encoding 50S ribosomal protein L35, whose translation MPKMKTHRGAAKRFKKTGSGKLKRAKAFTSHILTKKSPKRKRNLRKTAYVSTTQIKNMRKLLPYL comes from the coding sequence ATGCCTAAAATGAAAACACATAGAGGCGCAGCAAAAAGATTTAAGAAGACAGGGTCAGGAAAATTAAAAAGAGCAAAGGCTTTTACAAGTCATATATTAACAAAAAAGAGCCCTAAAAGAAAAAGAAATCTTAGAAAAACAGCATATGTTTCAACAACTCAAATAAAAAACATGAGAAAATTATTACCATACTTATAA
- the rplT gene encoding 50S ribosomal protein L20: protein MARIKRAVNSRKNHKKVLKLAKGYYGGRSKLFKTANEAVMRGLRNGYIGRKRKKRDFRTLWIARINAATRLSDLSYSRFMNGMKLAGIDINRKMLSEIAINDPKAFAELVEVAKKQLKL, encoded by the coding sequence ATGGCAAGAATTAAACGAGCAGTTAACTCTCGTAAAAACCATAAGAAAGTATTAAAACTCGCAAAAGGCTACTACGGTGGAAGAAGTAAGTTATTTAAAACAGCAAATGAAGCGGTAATGAGAGGTTTAAGAAACGGATATATAGGTAGAAAGAGAAAGAAAAGAGATTTTAGAACACTTTGGATAGCTAGAATAAATGCTGCTACAAGATTAAGCGATCTTTCATATTCAAGATTTATGAATGGTATGAAACTTGCAGGCATAGATATTAACAGAAAAATGCTTTCTGAAATTGCTATAAATGATCCAAAAGCTTTTGCTGAATTAGTAGAAGTTGCAAAAAAACAATTAAAACTTTAA
- a CDS encoding TrkH family potassium uptake protein — protein MELDLKNLKNKKKYTPVQILSLGFAIVILVGAILLSLPISSQSGEITPFIDCIFTSTSAVCVTGLVTLDTGTYWTYFGKTVIMLLIETGGLGFMSVATLVFFFFGRRITLKERLVMQEAMNVNSLQGLVKMIKYVLIFTFSVEGVGAVLFATQFIPEFGIVKGIYYSVFHAVSAFCNAGFDLMGNFKSVTAYANNSVVILTISALIAVGGLGFYVWVEIYNSKGNKRLSLHSKVVIYSTIVLIVFGAILMFIFEMNNPGTMKGMSLKGKILSSIFASVSPRTAGFNSIPLDKMTSAGNFLTIILMFIGGSPGSTAGGIKTTTAIVLFMTVVSVVRGREDTEIFKKRINKDVVYKSLVITVLGLGIVIAVTMVLSITEPSNIPFEYFLYEATSAFATVGLTLGLTTKLTIVGKIIITLTMYAGRVGPLTIILALAKRRSGQSGTIKYPEGKILIG, from the coding sequence TTGGAATTAGATCTTAAAAATTTAAAAAATAAAAAAAAATATACTCCAGTTCAGATACTTTCATTAGGGTTTGCTATAGTAATACTTGTAGGTGCGATACTACTTAGCTTACCAATATCGTCTCAAAGTGGTGAAATTACACCGTTTATAGATTGTATATTCACTTCTACATCTGCTGTGTGTGTTACAGGTCTTGTAACTCTAGATACGGGAACATATTGGACTTATTTTGGGAAAACTGTAATAATGCTCTTAATAGAAACAGGTGGACTTGGATTTATGTCGGTTGCGACTTTAGTTTTTTTCTTTTTTGGAAGAAGAATAACACTAAAGGAAAGGCTAGTAATGCAAGAAGCTATGAATGTAAATTCATTACAGGGGTTAGTAAAAATGATCAAATATGTATTGATATTTACATTCTCAGTTGAAGGAGTAGGAGCAGTCTTATTTGCAACACAATTTATTCCTGAATTTGGAATTGTAAAAGGGATTTATTATAGTGTATTTCATGCGGTTTCTGCATTTTGCAATGCTGGGTTTGACTTGATGGGAAATTTTAAAAGTGTTACTGCTTATGCTAATAATTCCGTAGTAATACTTACAATTTCAGCATTAATTGCAGTAGGGGGATTAGGTTTTTATGTTTGGGTAGAAATTTATAATTCTAAGGGAAACAAAAGGTTATCACTCCATTCTAAAGTAGTTATTTATTCAACAATAGTACTAATTGTCTTCGGTGCAATTCTCATGTTCATTTTTGAAATGAATAATCCGGGCACTATGAAAGGAATGTCTTTGAAGGGTAAAATTTTATCTTCAATATTTGCATCAGTATCACCTAGAACAGCTGGTTTTAATTCTATTCCATTAGACAAGATGACTAGTGCAGGAAATTTTCTAACGATAATTTTAATGTTTATCGGTGGGTCTCCTGGTTCAACGGCTGGTGGAATAAAAACGACTACTGCAATTGTCCTTTTTATGACTGTAGTGTCTGTAGTTCGTGGACGTGAAGATACTGAAATATTTAAGAAACGTATAAATAAAGATGTTGTGTACAAATCCTTAGTAATAACTGTTCTTGGCCTGGGAATTGTAATAGCAGTTACAATGGTATTATCAATTACGGAGCCATCCAATATTCCTTTTGAATATTTTTTATATGAGGCCACTTCAGCATTTGCTACAGTTGGATTAACACTTGGATTAACAACAAAACTAACAATAGTCGGGAAGATAATAATAACGCTTACCATGTATGCTGGGAGAGTGGGGCCGCTTACTATAATACTCGCATTAGCTAAAAGAAGAAGCGGTCAATCTGGAACTATAAAATATCCGGAAGGTAAAATTTTAATTGGATAG
- a CDS encoding potassium channel family protein, giving the protein MSKKQFIVIGLGRFGTSVAETLYALGNDVLAVDSDEEVVQSISDSVTHSVQVDANDENSLRALGIRNFDCAVIGIGDNIQSSILATVLVKELGVKYVITKATNALHAKVLYKIGADRVVFPERDMGERVAHNLVSSNILDYIELSPDYSIAEVVSPIEWHNKTLRELNIRAKYGINVMAIKRNNDVDVSLSADNIIEPGDIIVAIGSIEELNALENLVK; this is encoded by the coding sequence ATGAGTAAGAAACAGTTTATTGTTATAGGACTTGGAAGATTTGGAACATCGGTTGCTGAAACGTTATATGCTTTGGGAAACGATGTTTTGGCAGTTGATTCTGATGAGGAGGTAGTTCAAAGCATTTCAGATTCAGTTACTCATTCGGTTCAAGTTGATGCAAATGATGAAAATAGTTTGAGAGCCCTTGGTATTCGTAATTTTGATTGTGCAGTTATTGGTATAGGCGATAATATTCAGTCTAGTATTTTGGCAACAGTATTAGTTAAAGAATTGGGAGTAAAATATGTAATTACAAAGGCAACAAATGCATTACATGCCAAAGTATTATATAAGATAGGTGCAGATAGAGTTGTTTTCCCAGAGCGAGATATGGGTGAACGTGTTGCTCATAATTTAGTGTCATCAAATATATTAGATTATATAGAATTATCGCCTGATTATAGTATTGCTGAAGTTGTGAGTCCGATAGAATGGCATAACAAGACACTTAGAGAATTAAATATAAGAGCTAAATATGGAATAAATGTAATGGCTATAAAAAGAAATAATGATGTTGATGTTTCTCTATCGGCCGATAATATTATTGAACCCGGAGATATTATTGTGGCTATAGGTAGCATTGAAGAATTAAATGCGTTAGAAAATTTAGTTAAATAA
- a CDS encoding TrmH family RNA methyltransferase — MEYIQSKDNLLIKDIRKLKEKRYRTSSNMFLVEGFRFVEEALDSGFEVVHIFISARGEVKFENSSIKNKLQVNTKVYGVNDSLFKNICDTDNPQGIIASVRNKPVEIKYDNGFYMLADRIQDPGNMGTIIRTAHAAGALGVILTKGTVDIYNEKTLRATMGSIFKIPIIYDNDLSLVKKLKMSGFKLVTSSLDTDKNFYDIDLKGKIIISVGNEGNGISDEVYEICDLKIKIPMPGGAESLNAAVASSIMMYEVVRQKNIK, encoded by the coding sequence TTGGAATATATTCAGAGTAAGGATAATTTGTTGATTAAAGATATTAGAAAATTAAAGGAAAAAAGATATAGAACAAGTAGCAATATGTTTTTAGTTGAGGGTTTTAGATTTGTAGAAGAAGCTTTGGACTCAGGATTTGAAGTGGTACATATATTTATAAGCGCTAGAGGCGAGGTTAAATTTGAGAACTCAAGTATAAAAAATAAGCTACAGGTAAATACTAAAGTTTATGGCGTTAATGATAGTTTGTTTAAAAATATTTGTGATACAGATAATCCACAAGGGATTATCGCATCAGTTAGAAATAAACCTGTAGAAATCAAATATGATAATGGATTTTATATGTTAGCAGATAGGATTCAAGATCCAGGAAATATGGGAACTATAATTAGAACTGCCCATGCTGCAGGGGCCCTGGGAGTTATACTTACAAAGGGAACTGTGGATATTTATAATGAGAAAACATTAAGGGCTACAATGGGTTCTATTTTTAAAATACCTATTATTTACGATAATGATTTATCACTAGTTAAAAAACTTAAAATGAGTGGATTTAAACTAGTAACTAGTTCACTCGATACTGATAAAAATTTTTATGATATAGATTTAAAAGGTAAAATTATTATATCAGTTGGAAATGAAGGAAATGGAATTAGCGATGAAGTTTATGAGATATGTGACCTTAAAATTAAAATTCCTATGCCTGGTGGTGCAGAATCATTAAATGCAGCAGTAGCATCATCAATTATGATGTATGAAGTTGTAAGACAAAAAAATATTAAATAG